A genomic window from Rhizobium sp. EC-SD404 includes:
- a CDS encoding cytochrome c1 produces the protein MKIRLASLLSAALAVGIAFSATLGVKAAEGETPHYPINKPRHVDWSFGGPFGTYDKGQLQRGLKVYTDVCAVCHSMNRVAFRNLADLGYSEDQVRTFAARYEVEDGPDANGDMFTRPATGSDTFPAPFANPQAAAAAMGGAIPPDFSLIAKARAVERGFPTFVFDIFTMYAENGPDYLYSLLTGYTDAPEGVEIPEGTYYNPYYIAGPSLAMAPPLSDGVVTYDDGSPETLDQYAADVSAFLMWSAEPHLEDRKQTGFRVIIFLLIFAVLLFFTKKTVWSRTDH, from the coding sequence ATGAAAATTCGTCTGGCCAGCCTTCTGTCTGCCGCCCTTGCCGTCGGTATCGCCTTCTCGGCGACGCTTGGCGTGAAGGCTGCGGAAGGTGAGACCCCGCATTATCCGATCAACAAGCCGCGCCATGTCGACTGGTCGTTCGGGGGCCCGTTCGGTACCTATGACAAAGGTCAGCTTCAGCGGGGCTTGAAGGTCTACACGGATGTTTGCGCCGTCTGTCATTCCATGAACCGCGTTGCTTTCCGCAATCTCGCGGACCTCGGATATTCCGAAGACCAGGTCCGCACGTTTGCGGCCCGGTACGAGGTTGAGGACGGTCCGGACGCCAATGGCGACATGTTCACGCGTCCAGCGACGGGTTCGGATACGTTCCCGGCACCGTTCGCTAATCCCCAGGCCGCCGCTGCGGCCATGGGCGGCGCCATTCCGCCGGATTTCTCGCTGATCGCCAAGGCACGCGCCGTCGAGCGCGGGTTCCCGACCTTCGTCTTCGACATCTTCACGATGTATGCGGAAAACGGTCCCGACTATCTTTATTCGCTGCTGACGGGATACACGGATGCGCCTGAAGGTGTGGAAATCCCCGAGGGCACTTATTACAACCCGTACTACATCGCCGGTCCCTCGCTCGCGATGGCACCGCCGCTCTCTGACGGTGTCGTCACCTATGACGATGGTTCGCCCGAGACGCTCGACCAGTACGCAGCCGACGTCAGCGCTTTCCTGATGTGGTCGGCAGAGCCGCACCTCGAAGATCGCAAGCAGACCGGTTTCCGGGTCATCATCTTCCTGCTGATCTTCGCCGTGCTGCTGTTCTTCACGAAGAAGACCGTGTGGTCGCGCACGGATCATTGA
- a CDS encoding adenine phosphoribosyltransferase — protein sequence MENRYRDLASSIRAIPDYPKPGIVFRDITTLLGDPRAFRRAVDDLVHPYAGTKIDKIAGIEARGFILGGAVAHQLSAGFVPIRKKGKLPHDTVRIAYSLEYGVDEMEMHRDAITPGEKVIVVDDLIATGGTAEAACKLLTQMGADIVAACFVIDLPDLGGRKKLEDMGIDVRTLVSFEGH from the coding sequence ATGGAAAACCGCTACCGCGATCTTGCCTCATCCATCCGCGCCATCCCGGATTATCCGAAGCCTGGCATCGTCTTCCGTGACATCACAACGCTGCTTGGTGATCCTCGGGCCTTTCGCCGTGCGGTGGACGACCTCGTCCATCCCTACGCCGGGACGAAGATCGACAAAATCGCGGGGATCGAAGCACGCGGCTTCATTCTCGGCGGCGCGGTCGCACACCAGCTTTCGGCCGGCTTCGTGCCGATACGCAAAAAGGGCAAGCTGCCGCATGACACAGTGCGGATCGCCTACAGCCTGGAATATGGCGTGGACGAGATGGAGATGCACCGTGACGCCATAACGCCCGGCGAGAAGGTCATCGTCGTCGACGATCTGATTGCCACTGGAGGGACGGCGGAGGCCGCCTGCAAGCTTCTGACGCAGATGGGGGCGGATATCGTTGCGGCTTGCTTCGTGATCGACCTGCCGGACCTCGGCGGCCGCAAGAAGCTCGAAGACATGGGCATCGACGTGCGAACACTCGTTTCCTTCGAGGGGCACTGA
- a CDS encoding MaoC family dehydratase, translating into MSPLDYYRIGARQDFGTHTFTADEIIAFGKKFDPQPFHVDADAAKQSLFGGLCASGWHTGAVWMRKICDFRERETARITAEGGKPPVLGPSPGIRNMRWLQPVFAGETIHFGCDVVNARALKSKPGWGIVETRNFAENANGERVMEFDSAVLIQI; encoded by the coding sequence ATGAGCCCCCTTGATTACTACCGGATCGGCGCGCGTCAGGATTTCGGCACGCACACCTTCACCGCCGACGAAATCATCGCCTTCGGCAAGAAGTTCGACCCTCAGCCGTTCCATGTGGATGCGGATGCGGCGAAGCAGAGCCTCTTTGGCGGCCTCTGCGCTTCCGGCTGGCATACGGGCGCCGTCTGGATGCGCAAAATCTGCGATTTCCGCGAGAGAGAGACCGCGCGCATCACAGCCGAAGGCGGCAAGCCGCCGGTCCTCGGCCCCTCCCCCGGCATCCGCAATATGCGCTGGCTGCAGCCTGTTTTTGCCGGCGAGACGATCCATTTCGGCTGCGACGTCGTCAATGCCCGCGCGCTGAAATCCAAGCCAGGCTGGGGTATCGTCGAGACGCGCAACTTCGCAGAAAACGCGAATGGCGAGCGAGTCATGGAATTCGACAGCGCCGTCCTGATCCAGATCTGA
- a CDS encoding MaoC family dehydratase, with protein MYDQSFIHFEDMEPGRSFELGPVTVSAEEIIAFAREFDPQPMHLSEEAGKASILGGLAASGWHTCAILHRMLCDAMVSRTASEGGPGIDYAEWKTPVLAGDTLTGTCTVLEARPSASRPQIGIVTIENKLYNQRGELVCETKQPTMIRRRDHTTTGVTA; from the coding sequence ATGTACGACCAGAGCTTCATCCATTTCGAGGACATGGAACCCGGTCGCTCGTTCGAGCTTGGTCCGGTCACTGTTTCCGCGGAAGAGATCATCGCCTTCGCAAGGGAATTCGACCCGCAGCCGATGCATCTCAGCGAAGAAGCCGGCAAGGCCAGCATCCTGGGCGGCCTCGCGGCATCCGGCTGGCACACCTGCGCCATTCTGCACCGCATGCTCTGCGATGCCATGGTCAGCCGGACCGCGTCCGAAGGCGGCCCCGGCATCGACTACGCGGAGTGGAAGACACCCGTGCTCGCCGGTGACACGCTCACCGGCACCTGCACGGTGCTGGAGGCACGCCCGTCAGCGTCGCGGCCGCAGATCGGCATCGTGACCATCGAGAACAAGCTTTACAACCAGCGCGGCGAACTGGTCTGCGAAACCAAGCAGCCGACTATGATCCGGCGGCGCGACCACACGACGACAGGGGTCACGGCATGA
- the ychF gene encoding redox-regulated ATPase YchF, with protein sequence MGFKCGIVGLPNVGKSTLFNALTKTAAAQAANYPFCTIEPNTGEVAVPDERLRKIAAIAKSKEIIPTRISFVDIAGLVRGASKGEGLGNQFLANIREVDANVHVLRCFEDDDITHVEGRIDPVADAETIETELMLADLESLERRTEQTRKRATGKDKEAALMLPLMEASLKLLQEGKPVRLLLEGMAAEDLKILRSLNLLTSKPVLYVCNVAEGDAADGNAHTKAVAEMAASQGAEAVVISAAIESEVAQLPEAEAREFLDAMGLEEPGLDRLIRAGYRLLELITYFTAGPKETRAWTVKRGSKAPQAAGVIHSDFERGFIRAQTIAYDDYVGLGGEVPAKEAGKARDEGKEYVVQDGDVLLFRFNT encoded by the coding sequence ATGGGTTTCAAATGCGGCATCGTCGGACTGCCCAATGTCGGCAAGTCGACGCTCTTCAACGCGCTGACCAAGACGGCGGCAGCCCAGGCAGCGAATTATCCGTTCTGCACCATCGAGCCGAACACCGGCGAAGTTGCCGTGCCCGATGAGCGGCTGCGCAAGATCGCGGCGATCGCCAAGTCCAAGGAGATCATCCCAACGCGCATCTCCTTCGTCGACATCGCAGGCCTCGTGCGCGGTGCCTCGAAGGGCGAAGGCCTCGGCAACCAGTTCCTCGCCAACATCCGCGAAGTGGACGCCAACGTCCACGTGCTGCGTTGCTTCGAGGATGACGACATCACCCATGTGGAAGGCCGGATCGACCCGGTCGCCGATGCCGAGACGATCGAGACCGAGCTGATGCTCGCCGATTTGGAAAGCCTCGAGCGCCGCACCGAACAGACGCGCAAGCGTGCGACCGGCAAGGACAAGGAAGCAGCTCTGATGCTGCCCCTGATGGAGGCATCGCTGAAGCTTCTGCAGGAAGGCAAGCCGGTGCGCCTCCTGCTCGAAGGTATGGCTGCCGAAGACCTGAAAATTCTGCGCTCGCTCAACCTTTTGACCTCGAAGCCCGTGCTCTATGTCTGCAACGTTGCCGAAGGTGATGCGGCGGACGGCAATGCGCACACGAAAGCCGTCGCCGAGATGGCCGCGTCACAGGGCGCCGAAGCGGTGGTCATTTCCGCCGCAATCGAGTCGGAAGTCGCCCAGCTGCCGGAAGCCGAGGCACGGGAATTCCTCGATGCCATGGGCCTCGAAGAGCCCGGGCTCGATCGCCTGATCCGTGCCGGCTACCGCCTGCTGGAGCTCATCACCTATTTCACCGCCGGCCCCAAGGAAACGCGTGCCTGGACGGTGAAGCGTGGCTCCAAGGCGCCCCAGGCTGCCGGTGTCATTCATTCGGACTTCGAACGCGGCTTCATCCGCGCGCAGACCATCGCCTATGACGATTATGTCGGTCTCGGCGGCGAAGTACCTGCCAAGGAAGCCGGTAAGGCGCGTGACGAAGGCAAGGAATATGTCGTCCAGGACGGCGACGTGCTCCTGTTCCGCTTCAACACCTGA
- the pth gene encoding aminoacyl-tRNA hydrolase, which yields MLVIAGLGNPGSRYQANRHNIGFMAVDAIARAQGMSGWSKKFKAEIAEGEIGGTRVLLIKPQTFMNLSGESVGEALRFYKLGPDALTVIYDELDLAPGKVRIKTGGGHGGHNGIKSIDAHVGKDYRRVRLGIGHPGAKELVHNHVLGDFAKADAVWRDPMLDTIGAHAGLLVAGDDAGFMNKIATAIGGSSAQTGDAPAAKAPSAGKAKSHIRQANRPTGAGQPVSGPMADMLKRLFGNKNGE from the coding sequence ATGCTGGTGATTGCAGGGCTCGGAAATCCCGGTTCGCGCTATCAGGCAAACCGCCACAATATCGGGTTCATGGCCGTCGACGCGATCGCACGCGCCCAGGGCATGTCCGGCTGGTCCAAGAAGTTCAAGGCCGAGATCGCCGAGGGCGAGATCGGCGGCACGCGTGTTCTTCTGATCAAGCCGCAGACATTCATGAACCTGTCGGGCGAATCCGTCGGCGAGGCCCTGCGCTTCTACAAGCTCGGCCCGGATGCACTGACCGTCATCTACGACGAACTCGACCTCGCGCCCGGCAAGGTCAGAATCAAGACCGGCGGCGGCCATGGCGGCCATAACGGCATCAAGTCGATTGATGCCCATGTGGGCAAGGACTATCGTCGCGTCCGGCTCGGCATCGGCCATCCGGGCGCCAAGGAACTCGTGCACAACCATGTGCTGGGCGATTTTGCGAAGGCTGATGCAGTCTGGCGCGATCCGATGCTCGACACGATCGGCGCGCATGCGGGCCTCCTGGTCGCCGGCGACGATGCCGGCTTCATGAACAAGATCGCCACCGCGATCGGCGGCTCGTCGGCTCAAACCGGCGATGCGCCTGCCGCGAAGGCCCCGAGCGCTGGCAAGGCGAAAAGCCATATCCGACAGGCCAATCGCCCGACAGGCGCAGGTCAGCCGGTCTCCGGCCCTATGGCAGACATGCTGAAGCGGCTCTTCGGCAACAAGAACGGCGAGTGA
- a CDS encoding 50S ribosomal protein L25/general stress protein Ctc: MSDTYELKAEARERVGKGSARELRRNGKVPAVIYGDKQPPMAITLPIKELTLKIRGGGFMTTVATINVDGKKIQVLPKDYQLDPVRDFTMHVDFLRVGKNTVVTVEVPVHFENEEASPGIKRGGVLNIVRHTVEVHCPADKIPDAFVADLTGLEIGDGIHISNIDLPKGVEPTITDRDFTIATIAAPAVLTAEEEAEGQEAPEADEVEAIEQNDEAEEEGGEEK, encoded by the coding sequence ATGAGCGACACATACGAGCTCAAGGCCGAGGCGCGCGAACGGGTTGGTAAGGGGTCCGCCCGTGAACTCCGCCGCAACGGCAAAGTCCCTGCAGTCATCTACGGTGACAAGCAGCCCCCGATGGCCATCACGCTTCCCATCAAGGAGCTGACGCTGAAGATCCGCGGCGGTGGTTTCATGACCACGGTTGCGACGATCAACGTCGATGGCAAGAAGATCCAGGTCCTCCCCAAGGATTACCAGCTGGATCCTGTCCGTGACTTCACCATGCATGTCGACTTTCTCCGCGTCGGCAAGAACACGGTCGTTACGGTCGAAGTCCCCGTTCACTTCGAAAATGAAGAAGCATCGCCCGGCATCAAGCGCGGCGGCGTTCTCAACATCGTGCGCCACACGGTCGAAGTTCACTGCCCGGCAGACAAGATCCCGGACGCCTTCGTTGCAGACCTCACCGGTCTCGAAATCGGCGACGGCATTCACATCTCCAATATCGATCTGCCGAAGGGCGTCGAGCCGACGATCACCGATCGCGATTTCACCATCGCAACGATCGCTGCTCCGGCTGTTCTGACGGCTGAGGAAGAAGCTGAAGGCCAGGAAGCGCCGGAAGCCGATGAAGTCGAAGCCATCGAGCAGAACGACGAAGCAGAAGAAGAAGGCGGCGAAGAGAAGTAA
- the chrA gene encoding chromate efflux transporter gives MGELVQTFGKIGLLSFGGPAGQIALMHRILVDEKRWLSEPQFLHALNFCMLLPGPEAMQLATYSGWLLKGVRGGLLAGLLFVLPGFFVLLGLSILYITVGDVPIVDGLLFGLKAAVLAIVLEAMIKVAKRALNGRFAYAIAIAAFVAIAFLQVPFPLIIAAAGLLGVLRHRVFGAGPGNADDVVLAEPKVPFSSTLKTLAVWGALWLVPLALLLALFGRGQVFADQALYFSQTAIVTFGGAYAVLAYVAQQAVEFYGWLRPDEMLTGLGLAETTPGPLILVLVFVGFLGASRMSGLDPITGGILGGTTALFFTFVPCFLWIFVGAPYIERLRGVKWLAAALSAITAAVVGVIANLAVWFGLQVLFGETSTVDWGPFSLPSFDPAALDLAALAIAVAAGVALIRFHLNIFLVLGAAAAAGAIVTIG, from the coding sequence ATGGGCGAACTCGTTCAAACCTTCGGCAAGATCGGGCTTCTCTCCTTCGGTGGGCCTGCCGGTCAGATCGCGCTTATGCATCGCATCCTGGTGGACGAGAAGCGGTGGCTTTCCGAACCGCAATTCCTCCATGCGCTGAACTTCTGCATGCTGCTGCCCGGCCCCGAAGCCATGCAGCTTGCCACCTATTCGGGCTGGCTTCTGAAGGGCGTCCGCGGCGGGCTTCTGGCCGGGCTTCTCTTCGTTCTGCCAGGCTTCTTCGTGCTTTTGGGGCTTTCGATTCTCTACATCACGGTGGGCGATGTCCCGATCGTCGACGGGCTGCTGTTCGGCTTGAAGGCGGCGGTTCTTGCCATCGTGCTTGAAGCGATGATCAAGGTCGCCAAGCGGGCGCTTAACGGACGGTTCGCCTATGCGATCGCGATCGCCGCTTTTGTCGCGATCGCGTTCCTGCAGGTGCCGTTCCCGCTGATCATCGCTGCGGCGGGCCTTCTCGGGGTACTCCGCCATCGGGTGTTCGGCGCCGGTCCCGGCAATGCCGACGATGTCGTCCTTGCAGAACCCAAGGTTCCTTTTTCGTCGACGCTGAAGACGCTCGCCGTCTGGGGTGCGCTTTGGCTCGTGCCGCTCGCTCTACTGCTCGCTCTGTTCGGTCGAGGGCAGGTCTTCGCCGATCAGGCGCTGTACTTCTCGCAAACCGCGATCGTCACGTTCGGCGGGGCTTATGCGGTGCTGGCCTATGTGGCGCAGCAGGCCGTCGAATTTTACGGCTGGCTGCGACCGGACGAAATGCTGACGGGGCTTGGACTGGCCGAAACGACGCCGGGGCCGCTCATTCTGGTGCTCGTCTTCGTCGGCTTTCTCGGTGCGTCGCGTATGTCCGGTCTCGATCCGATCACGGGCGGCATTCTAGGGGGCACGACCGCGCTTTTCTTCACCTTCGTTCCTTGCTTCCTCTGGATCTTCGTAGGCGCGCCTTACATAGAGCGCCTGCGCGGTGTGAAATGGCTTGCCGCGGCGCTCTCCGCCATCACGGCCGCCGTCGTGGGCGTCATCGCCAATCTCGCCGTCTGGTTCGGACTACAGGTTCTTTTCGGTGAAACATCGACGGTCGATTGGGGGCCGTTTTCTCTGCCCTCATTTGATCCGGCTGCACTGGATCTTGCGGCGCTTGCGATCGCAGTGGCTGCCGGCGTCGCGCTCATTCGTTTTCACCTCAACATCTTTCTCGTGCTGGGCGCAGCGGCCGCAGCAGGCGCCATCGTTACGATCGGCTGA
- the ilvD gene encoding dihydroxy-acid dehydratase, translating to MPAYRSRTTTHGRNMAGARGLWRATGMKDGDFGKPIIAVVNSFTQFVPGHVHLKDLGQLVAREIEAAGGVAKEFNTIAVDDGIAMGHDGMLYSLPSREIIADSVEYMVNAHCADAMVCISNCDKITPGMLNAAMRLNIPAVFVSGGPMEAGKVVLNGKIKALDLVDAMVAAADDSVSDEDVQAIERSACPTCGSCSGMFTANSMNCLTEALGLSLPGNGSTLATHADRKRLFVEAGHLIVDIAKRYYEQEDESVLPRNVANKRAFENAMSLDIAMGGSTNTVLHILAAAHEGEIDFTLDDIDQLSRKVPCLSKVAPAKSDVHMEDVHRAGGIMSILGELEKGGLIHRDSPTVHAATLGDAIDHWDIGRTSSETVRKFFSAAPGGIPTQVAFSQEARWEELDIDRENGVIRSVANPFSKDGGLAVLKGNIALDGCIVKTAGVDESILKFTGPAVVFESQDAAVKGILGNEVKAGDVVVIRYEGPKGGPGMQEMLYPTSYLKSKGLGKACALVTDGRFSGGTSGLSIGHASPEAAQGGMIGLVRDGDMIEIDIPNRTINLAVSEDELAARRTEQDKLGWKPAAPRKRNVTTALKAYAAFASSADRGAVRILPE from the coding sequence ATGCCCGCATATCGCTCCCGCACCACGACCCATGGCCGCAACATGGCCGGCGCGCGCGGCCTTTGGCGCGCCACCGGCATGAAGGACGGCGACTTCGGAAAGCCGATCATCGCCGTGGTGAACTCCTTCACCCAGTTCGTGCCGGGCCACGTGCACCTCAAAGATCTCGGCCAGCTCGTCGCACGCGAAATCGAAGCAGCCGGCGGCGTCGCCAAAGAGTTCAACACGATCGCGGTCGATGACGGCATCGCCATGGGCCATGACGGCATGCTCTATTCACTGCCGTCGCGCGAGATCATCGCCGACAGCGTGGAATACATGGTCAACGCGCACTGCGCCGACGCCATGGTCTGCATCTCCAACTGCGACAAGATCACGCCCGGCATGCTGAACGCGGCCATGCGCCTCAACATCCCTGCCGTCTTCGTTTCCGGCGGTCCGATGGAGGCCGGCAAGGTGGTGCTCAACGGCAAGATCAAGGCACTCGACCTCGTCGACGCGATGGTTGCTGCCGCCGACGATAGCGTGTCGGACGAGGACGTCCAGGCGATCGAGCGTTCGGCCTGCCCGACCTGCGGCTCCTGCTCGGGCATGTTCACCGCCAATTCTATGAACTGCCTGACCGAAGCGCTCGGCCTTTCTCTGCCCGGCAATGGCTCCACGCTCGCCACGCATGCGGACCGCAAGCGGCTGTTCGTCGAGGCCGGTCATCTGATCGTCGATATCGCCAAGCGCTACTACGAGCAGGAGGACGAGAGCGTCCTGCCGCGCAATGTCGCGAACAAAAGGGCGTTCGAAAACGCCATGTCGCTCGATATCGCGATGGGTGGTTCGACCAACACCGTCCTGCACATTCTTGCCGCCGCCCATGAGGGCGAGATCGATTTCACGCTGGACGACATCGACCAGCTTTCGCGCAAGGTGCCGTGCCTCTCGAAGGTCGCGCCGGCGAAGTCCGACGTTCACATGGAAGACGTTCACCGTGCCGGCGGCATCATGTCCATCCTGGGCGAACTGGAAAAGGGCGGGCTCATCCATCGCGACAGCCCGACGGTGCATGCCGCCACGCTCGGCGACGCGATCGACCATTGGGACATCGGGCGCACGTCGAGCGAGACGGTGCGGAAGTTCTTCAGCGCAGCCCCCGGCGGCATTCCAACCCAGGTGGCCTTCAGCCAGGAAGCGCGTTGGGAAGAGCTCGACATAGACCGCGAAAACGGCGTCATCCGCTCCGTCGCCAATCCCTTCTCGAAGGATGGCGGCCTGGCCGTGCTCAAGGGCAATATCGCGCTCGACGGCTGCATCGTGAAGACGGCGGGCGTCGACGAGTCGATCCTGAAATTCACCGGGCCGGCAGTCGTCTTCGAAAGTCAGGATGCAGCGGTGAAGGGCATTCTCGGCAATGAGGTGAAGGCCGGTGACGTCGTCGTCATCCGCTACGAAGGCCCGAAAGGTGGGCCCGGCATGCAGGAAATGCTCTACCCGACGAGCTATTTGAAGTCGAAAGGCCTCGGCAAGGCCTGCGCGCTTGTTACCGATGGCCGCTTCTCGGGCGGCACGTCCGGTCTCTCCATCGGCCATGCATCGCCGGAAGCGGCGCAGGGCGGGATGATCGGGCTGGTGCGGGACGGCGACATGATCGAGATCGATATCCCGAACCGGACGATCAATCTCGCCGTCTCCGAAGACGAGCTCGCGGCGCGTCGCACCGAACAGGACAAGCTCGGCTGGAAGCCGGCGGCACCGCGCAAGCGCAATGTCACCACCGCGCTCAAGGCCTATGCAGCTTTCGCATCGAGCGCCGACAGGGGCGCTGTGCGCATTCTGCCGGAATAG
- a CDS encoding ribose-phosphate pyrophosphokinase yields the protein MKIFAGNSNRLLADAICTYLNLQLGKASVRRFADQEIFVEIQENVRGEDVFVVQSTSYPANDHLMELLIMIDAFRRSSARRITAVLPYFGYARQDRKPGPRTPISAKLVANLITHAGADRVLTLDLHAGQIQGFFDIPTDNLYAVPILSRDVKEHYDLSNITVVSPDVGGVVRARSLAKRLDAQLAIVDKRRDRPGESEVMNVIGDIVGRDCLLIDDIVDSGGTLCNAAEALLNQGATSVTAYITHGVLSGGAVARVTSSKLKELVITDSIQPSPAVQAAHNIRVITTANLIGEAINRTAAEESVSSLFD from the coding sequence ATGAAAATTTTCGCGGGCAACTCCAACCGGCTGCTTGCTGATGCCATCTGCACCTATCTCAACCTGCAGCTCGGCAAGGCCAGCGTCCGTCGCTTCGCGGACCAGGAAATCTTCGTCGAGATTCAGGAAAACGTGCGCGGCGAGGACGTCTTCGTCGTCCAGTCGACCTCCTATCCCGCCAACGACCACCTGATGGAACTGTTGATCATGATCGACGCGTTCCGCCGGTCGTCGGCTCGGCGCATCACGGCGGTGCTGCCCTATTTCGGTTATGCCCGCCAGGACCGCAAACCCGGTCCACGCACGCCCATCTCGGCAAAGCTCGTCGCCAATCTGATCACGCATGCCGGTGCCGATCGCGTTTTGACGCTTGATCTCCACGCCGGCCAGATTCAAGGCTTCTTCGATATCCCGACCGACAACCTTTACGCCGTGCCGATCCTGTCGCGCGACGTGAAGGAGCACTACGATCTGTCGAACATCACGGTCGTTTCGCCCGACGTCGGCGGCGTGGTGCGTGCCCGCTCGCTGGCCAAGCGCCTCGATGCGCAGCTCGCCATCGTCGACAAGCGCCGCGATCGCCCGGGTGAGTCCGAAGTGATGAACGTTATCGGCGACATTGTCGGCCGCGACTGCCTGCTTATCGACGACATCGTCGATTCCGGCGGAACGCTCTGCAACGCGGCCGAAGCGCTGTTGAACCAGGGTGCGACGAGCGTCACCGCCTATATCACGCACGGCGTGCTATCCGGCGGCGCCGTGGCCCGTGTCACCTCGTCCAAGCTGAAAGAGCTGGTCATCACCGACAGCATCCAGCCGTCGCCGGCAGTCCAGGCTGCCCACAACATCCGCGTCATCACGACGGCGAACCTGATCGGCGAAGCCATCAACCGGACGGCTGCTGAAGAATCGGTCTCCAGCCTCTTCGACTGA
- a CDS encoding Xaa-Pro peptidase family protein produces the protein MAPRFAPEEYSGRLERLLMAMKEERLDALLLFAQESMYWLTGYDTFGFCFFQTLIVKADGQMSLLTRSADLRQARHTSTIENITVWTDRANADPTVELKNLLDEMDLLGARIGVEYDTHGLTGTNTRRLDNQLQSFAKIIDASYVVSNLRLTKSPAEIAHVRKAAKLADASLDAALPLIEPGAREADLLAAMQGAVLAGDGEYPGNEFIIGSGDDALLCRSKSGRRKLNKTDQLTLEWAGTSARYHAAMMRTIMVGKPKQRHIELFDACLDAIQQIEPVLTTGHTFGDVFDVHARVMDERGLARHRLNACGYSLGARFAPSWMEHQMFYQGSPQPIEPDMSLFVHMIIMDSDTGVAMTLGQTYLTTPGAPEALSKHKLELIQR, from the coding sequence ATGGCCCCGCGCTTTGCCCCGGAAGAATATTCCGGCCGTCTCGAACGGCTGCTCATGGCAATGAAGGAGGAGCGGCTCGACGCGCTGCTGCTGTTTGCCCAGGAAAGCATGTATTGGCTGACGGGTTACGACACCTTCGGCTTCTGCTTCTTCCAGACCCTGATCGTGAAGGCTGACGGCCAGATGAGCCTTTTGACGCGCTCGGCGGATCTTCGTCAGGCGCGCCATACCTCTACGATCGAGAACATCACCGTCTGGACCGACCGCGCCAACGCCGATCCGACGGTGGAATTGAAGAACCTGCTCGATGAGATGGACCTGCTCGGCGCCCGCATCGGCGTCGAGTATGACACCCACGGCCTGACCGGCACGAACACCCGCCGGCTGGACAACCAGCTCCAGTCCTTCGCCAAGATCATCGATGCGTCGTACGTCGTCAGCAATCTGCGCCTGACCAAAAGCCCGGCCGAAATCGCCCATGTGCGAAAGGCCGCGAAGCTTGCCGATGCGTCGCTCGATGCCGCCCTGCCCTTGATCGAGCCCGGGGCGCGCGAAGCCGACCTGTTGGCGGCGATGCAAGGCGCAGTGCTGGCCGGCGACGGCGAATATCCCGGCAACGAGTTCATCATCGGCTCGGGCGACGATGCCCTGCTCTGCCGCTCCAAGTCGGGTCGCCGGAAGCTCAACAAGACCGACCAGCTGACGCTCGAATGGGCAGGCACCAGCGCGCGCTACCATGCGGCCATGATGCGCACGATCATGGTCGGCAAGCCCAAGCAGCGCCACATCGAGCTCTTCGACGCCTGTCTCGACGCGATCCAGCAGATCGAGCCGGTGCTGACGACGGGCCACACCTTCGGCGATGTCTTCGACGTCCATGCCCGCGTGATGGACGAGCGCGGCCTTGCTCGCCACCGATTGAATGCCTGCGGCTATTCGCTTGGCGCGCGTTTCGCGCCGTCATGGATGGAACACCAGATGTTCTATCAGGGAAGCCCGCAGCCGATCGAGCCGGACATGTCGCTCTTCGTCCACATGATCATCATGGATTCCGACACGGGAGTCGCAATGACGCTCGGACAAACCTACCTGACGACGCCCGGCGCACCGGAAGCGCTGTCCAAACATAAGCTTGAACTTATTCAGCGTTGA